A stretch of Vulpes vulpes isolate BD-2025 chromosome 4, VulVul3, whole genome shotgun sequence DNA encodes these proteins:
- the CAPSL gene encoding calcyphosin-like protein isoform X1 — MAGTARHDREMAIQAKKKLTTATDPIERLRLQCLARGSAGIKGLGRMFRIMDDNNNRTLDFKEFVKGLNDYAVVMEKQEAEELFRRFDKDGNGTIDFNEFLLTLRPPMSRARKEVIMQAFRKLDKTGDGVITIEDLREVYNVKHHPKYQNGEWTEEQVFRKFLDNFDSPYDKDGLDRIPLSETLLARTLGPVALYLTCHRRPVLTTTKETCFLF; from the exons ATGGCGGGGACAGCGCGCCATGATCGAGAGATGGCCATCCAGGCCAAGAAAAAGCTCACCACGGCCACCGACCCCATTGAAAGACTCCGACTGCAGTGCCTGGCCAGGGGGTCCGCAGGCATCAAAGGGCTTGGCAG aatgttTCGAATTATGGATGACAATAACAACCGAACCCTTGATTTCAAAGAATTTGTGAAAGGGCTAAATGATTATGCTGTGGTCATGGAAAAGCAAGAGGCAGAAGAACTCTTCCGGAGGTTTGATAAAGATGGAAACGGAACAATAGACTTCAACGAATTCCTTCTCACGTTAAGA CCTCCAATGTCTAGAGCCAGAAAAGAGGTGATTATGCAAGCTTTTAGGAAGTTAGACAAGACTGGAGATGGCGTTATAACAATTGAAGATCTTCGTGAGGTGTATAATGTGAAACACCACCCTAAGTACCAAAATGGAGAATGGACGGAGGAACAAGTATTCAGGAAATTTCTGGATAACTTTGATTCACCCTACGATAAAGATGGATTG GACAGAATTCCACTTTCTGAAACGTTGCTTGCCCGGACTCTGGGACCTGTGGCGCTATATCTGACATGTCACAGAAGGCCCGTACTAACTACCACCAAAGAAACTTGTTTCTTATTCTGA
- the CAPSL gene encoding calcyphosin-like protein isoform X2: MAGTARHDREMAIQAKKKLTTATDPIERLRLQCLARGSAGIKGLGRMFRIMDDNNNRTLDFKEFVKGLNDYAVVMEKQEAEELFRRFDKDGNGTIDFNEFLLTLRPPMSRARKEVIMQAFRKLDKTGDGVITIEDLREVYNVKHHPKYQNGEWTEEQVFRKFLDNFDSPYDKDGLVTPEEFMNYYAGVSASIDTDVYFIVMMRTAWKL, translated from the exons ATGGCGGGGACAGCGCGCCATGATCGAGAGATGGCCATCCAGGCCAAGAAAAAGCTCACCACGGCCACCGACCCCATTGAAAGACTCCGACTGCAGTGCCTGGCCAGGGGGTCCGCAGGCATCAAAGGGCTTGGCAG aatgttTCGAATTATGGATGACAATAACAACCGAACCCTTGATTTCAAAGAATTTGTGAAAGGGCTAAATGATTATGCTGTGGTCATGGAAAAGCAAGAGGCAGAAGAACTCTTCCGGAGGTTTGATAAAGATGGAAACGGAACAATAGACTTCAACGAATTCCTTCTCACGTTAAGA CCTCCAATGTCTAGAGCCAGAAAAGAGGTGATTATGCAAGCTTTTAGGAAGTTAGACAAGACTGGAGATGGCGTTATAACAATTGAAGATCTTCGTGAGGTGTATAATGTGAAACACCACCCTAAGTACCAAAATGGAGAATGGACGGAGGAACAAGTATTCAGGAAATTTCTGGATAACTTTGATTCACCCTACGATAAAGATGGATTG GTGACCCCCGAGGAGTTTATGAACTACTATGCAGGAGTGAGTGCGTCCATCGACACGGATGTGTATTTCATTGTCATGATGAGAACTGCCTGGAAGCTCTAA